From the genome of Loxodonta africana isolate mLoxAfr1 chromosome 4, mLoxAfr1.hap2, whole genome shotgun sequence:
atgttggtgaaagaaggtatttgcaatgaagaagttgttggtcttgcaaaattctatcattcgatctccggcattgtttctatcaccaaggccatattttccaactactgatccttctttgtttccaacttttgcattcccatcgccagtaattatcaatgcatcttgattgcatgtttgatcaatttcagactgcaggagctgagaaaaatcttctgtttcttcatctttggtccgagtggttggtgtgtaaatttgaataatagtcctattaactggtcttccttgtaggcgtatggatattatcctatcactgacagcgttgtacttcaggatagatctcgaaatgttctttttgacgatgaatgcaacaccattcctcttcgagtcatcattcccagcatagtagactatatgattgtccaattcaaaatggccaatatcagtccatttcagctcactaatgcctaggacattgacgtttatgcattccatttcttttttgacaatttccaattttcctagattatgTGAATTCAAAGCCTctggcctgatgcctgacccatggacatgggacttgccagcctctactaCTGTATAAGCCATTTCATTGAGATAAGCCTCTCTCTTTGCTAaactagagaatccagcctaagacatgcatgttagttctcaaagtgacatcttttaacactttaaaaaggtcttgtGCAGCATATTTGCCTAATGTAATACACGGCCATAGCTATGTTCCAAGAAACTTCACTATAGAGGTTGGCTATGGTTTGCCAACCTCTGATCTAGAGTATGGGCTCTGTAAGAACACAGACTGTGCCTACTTTAATTACTGCTTTACCCCTTGGACCaaagtcagtccctggagaaaggcactgttgaatgaatgactgaatacAATTCTGCTAGAGTTAGTTTATGCTGACTTGTTTTAGAGGGAAAATCCATGAAGGAAAATATCCCCAAATATAAGAATGTCACCACTCCAAATACAACTCTAAGACCAACAGGACATAGTTGAGCAAGAATCGTCACTCACTCCTATCCTGTCCACAGCCCCTTCTAGGCCAAGGGTGCTTGGGCCAGAGCCCCTGGTAAGGCAGAGATTGTGGACCACGTAACTCCACCCTCCTTCCCTGCACCTGCAGCTACTGGACCAGGGATGTCCAGTGACCATGAAGGGGTTGGCCAACTCTCCCTCTGTTGGGAAGCAGGACCATGAAGTACCAAACTGAGGAAACACTGGGTGGTAGGTCCCGAGGCTGGCAAGTTGTCACATTCTGGGGAGCAGCAGAGCTGTGAGTGGCCCCTCATAGCTCATGGGAGCACCCTAAATCCAGTGACAAGTATCCttaaaagagacagaaaaggagacaACACAGGGACACAGGGAGGGAAAGACCATGTGGGTATGGAGGCAGAAACTAGAGTGATAAGTCTATGagccaggaacaccaaggactgccagGAACCACCAAAAATTAGAAGAATAgagcagattctcccctagagactTTGGAGGGAGGCAACCCTACCTATACCTTAATTTCtgatttctggcctccagaactgcaagagtaatatctgttgttttaagctacccacTCTGTGGTGATTTACTGTGGCAGCCCCAGGAAATGAATCCCAGTGGTACTCACCAGGCCCGTGCTTTCTGCTGCCACATTTTTACCACCACTCCTGGCAAATGCAGTGCCTCAAAGGTCTCATCATCACTCCGTCATCAGTGATATTATCGTAAGAGCTACATCTCCCATTCTCTACTGTTTAAATCTGGCTTTAAGATGAAATTTAAGTTGCTGCATGAATGCTTTTTATATATTGGTCCCCAAAGATTATGCCTGTTTTATTGccctaaaaataaaaatccagTATCCTGTAGCACTAGAAAATTGCAAAGAAAAAGTTTAATTTCAGAAACTGAGTTTACCATTTATAAATACACTAAAACATAGTCAATGCAAATTTAGATTAAGCATAGGTACAATATTttaacaaaatgacaaattttctAAAAGATCATAGATAAGTGATGTGTTCCACTCAGAATATGTAACTGGtttgaaatgagaaaatgaaCGCTTTTTTATGTGAAAGCAAAAAACACTGACGACAAATTGTTCAAAGAATGTGATGACTGCTACTTCATTCTGATGTCCTTGGGATCCTAAAATACTCCAAAAATGGCTGAATCTTCCCtattaaaaaagaagaccctAAACACCTAAGGCTAGTTTTATACCTGTAACGCAACAGTCTTCTTCCCTATGAATACTGCATCTCTTCTAAAAAGAATTTTATACATAATTTGATCAAATTGGGAATCTGCAGTTTTTAAAAGACAGCTTCAGAGCATAGATGAGACTAAATCAGAAGTTTGGAGATTTAATTAACTGAACTTTTGCTGTAAACTTGTCATATTATGCATCAGCTAAACCATAAACGTGAACTTGCAAACTCTGATAACATTTCAAAGGAATTCATTATAAATAGTTGGGGTATCTCTGAGTTAATTGATGATGAAACACCTGAATGCTAAAACATAAATGGTAAAGTTTTCTTGAACAAATTACTATGGACCAGAGACTCCAAAATACATCTCAGTTTACTTTTGTTTTCAAATGTCTCTGCACTAGTAAACAGTTATCTTCCATAATAGTCACTGTAATCCTCTAAGTACTTAAGAGCTTGCAGTTAAAAACTGCTTCCAAAGGATGGCTTGAACTCCACCTCTTATATACAGATTTCATTTGACAGTCACAAAAGCTATTTTGTTGCAATTAAAGCAATGCTTAACTAAAATACAGTACTTGATTTATGGTTTTCACATAATTGAATAAAAAGGCTACAAAACAGAACTGTTTACATCTTTTCTGCCATTCTATTAAAACAATTTACTTAActtcaactttaaaaaaaatttacagttaTGAATTAAACCTAATCATCATAATTGACAAGACAGGCTATTTCTCgtaaagttctttaaaaaagttATCTACAGCATCTGGCCTGAAGAACTAGGAGTAAGGCACATGTAGACATGACgtagaaagctggacagtgacacTCCAACTCGGACCTGCGAGTCCCTCACCTGATGTCCTACATGGCCCCGACTGGAGCGAGTCGGCAGCCCCAGTGGCAGACACAGCCAATGCCTAATAAGCAACAGTATCTTTTAGCCTGGAGGCTTCATCAAGAGTTTCAATACTGAAAGTATATTAAGGGAAGATTCACTTTCAAAAAGATAAGTTTTTCAAAATGTTCCATCATGAGCCTGGATTGGCTAAAGCTACTGTTTTCAGTGGACGTGTTGAACAGCCTTTCTGAAGGGACGGTACTTGGGGGGCAGCCCAGAAACCTGACAGCCAGGGCCGAAAGGGCTGGCCAAGATGACTTCTTTAGGTTCCAGTAGGTTAACGGATCACAGCTGTGTTCAAGCACCTCTTCCTCCAAGTAGGCAAGCACCATGTCTTCAGGCAACTTTGTCTTCTCTCTCAGATCTTTTCTCTTCATCTTGGCCATGAGCGACCACAGGTTTTCCTCTGCCACAGAGTCTTTAGATGGCGAACCTGCACCACACCCATTGGAAACAGGTTTATCATCTGAGGTAGAATTCAGTATTTCTAGTTCCCTGATTAAATCTTGCTTATACTGCTCAGCCTCCTCTTCTGTAAATAAGGAGGTTTTGTAACGTGGGTCCAAAAGCGTAGCAAAAACGTACCTTGGATCGTGGAGGGTGGAGGACAAGCGGCTCACCATGGCTTCCTTCAAAGACTTCAGCATGGTGTCAATGCCCATAGTCTCCTCAAACAGCATCTCAATTTTCCTATTAAGGATGTGGATCATGGGAATCACCTGGCTGAGAGCAGACACGTGTGTGCTCATCTCCCGACTTGCAGCATCAAAGGGTTTCAGCGCATGGCACACGGACTGCATGACTTCCCACTGGTCACAACTGATCAGCTCCCTAAAGTTACACTCGATGGACATCTCATTAATGGCCCTTTTCTGTTCAATGAGTCTTTCAAGCATGTGAAATGACGTGTTCCATTTGGATGGAACGTCTTGAATCAGATGGTGCTGGGGCAACTCGTATTCTTTCTGCAGCTCTGctagtttctcttttgctttGGGCGACCGATGGACCCGCTCACATATCTTCCGTGCAATGCTCAGTAAGTTCTGAACCATCCTCTGACTTTTGATGGCCTCATTCACAATGAGGTTCACCGTGTGGCTGAAGCATTGCACGCTCGAGTGATCCCCTTCGTTCAAGGTCTTCCCGATGCTGGGGTTGTCAGTCACAGTGATGCCAACCTGAAGGCCAATGGATGTCACCCAGGCTTCCCACCAATattccagctgcttctgaatgcTGTTGCCACCGTAGTCGCAATCAATCTGCGACACGTCCAAGAGTGCTGAGCAATGGTGGTCTTCACGGCGGGGTCGGACTGACGATGCAAAGGTGACCCAGTGAGCTGTCAGGGTCAGGTACTCACGTGTCTGGTTACTCATCCATATCCCAGATGTGAAGTGGACCACGCCACTCTCAGCTTCCTTAAGATGGGACAGAATGATCTGTTTCACATTATCGTACATACCTGGAATAGCTGTCCTGGAGAAGTAAGACGGTGAGGGTAAAGAGTACTGAGGTTTCAAGTATTCGAGCAGCCTGTTAAAGCCAACATTGTCTACAAAAGAATATGGCTGAAGGTCAAGTGCAATCATTTCAGCTATGAGACTTGTTATTTTTTTGGCAACTGGGTGAGAATCACAGAACTTTTCACTGGTGTCGTCACGGGATGAAGCACCTGGTAACTCTGTGCTCAGTGGCATGTGCCTTTCTGGAGAAGAGGGCAACGCTGTCTCTGAGGCGTCACTTTTCAGTACGTTGCCATGAAACCTCTGTAAGTGTCTTAAAAGGCAACTGGTACCCAAGTTCGTTGGCTTCTTTCCCCTGCTTATCGTTCGTCCACAGTGCAAGCACACGACTTTAGTGGAGTCTGccgaacaaatagaaaaatgatTCCACAGTTTTGAGGTCTTTTTGCTATTAACAGGGAATATAACCTGATTATCTTTTGAAACCATTGTGGGCAAGTCCGTTAATCTGGAGGCGCTTTCTGCAGAAGCCAGAGTGGCATATGGGGAATTGGCCAGACTTGCGCTTAGGAAGCCCCTTTGGTTCCCAACAACTTCAGGGTGGCGTCTGTAGAGATGCCTCATCAGACAGCTGGTGCCCACGTCGCCCTTCTTCCCCCGACTGATGACACAGCTGCAGTATCTACACACTGCCTTCAGACTGTCCAGGGGAGCTAATGAAAAATGATGCCAGACTTCTGACTTAAGTCTCTTCATGACCTTTTTATTCTGCTGAAACACAGTGCCAGATTCAAAGACCCGAGGACTTGGTCCGTCACCCTGCTTCTCAGGAGAAGACACCATGGACGCATCGCCAACATCCTCAGATGACGACAGCAGGGACACATCCTCCAGTAACGTTTCTCCAGGATGAAAATGAAAATGGACGTCTTCAGGGAGCCTGTCAGGAGAGGAGGACGCTGAGGTGGGTTCTCCAACTACTTTCCCTGGAGACGACGACCTGGAATTGAAGTCTCCATCTGAATGCTGTAGAGATGGCACCAGAGTGGGACGGGTGGAGTACAGGGGTGGGATGCCCGTGCCACCCCCATTCTCCTGCAGGACAATGGAGCGATGGGCCCTCCACATGTGCCTGATCAGACAGCTTGTCCCAAGATCCTTTCCATTCTTCCCTCTGCTGAACTCATTCATACAGTGAATGCAAACAGCTTTGGAGTTGTCTAAAGGAGACAGATAGAAGTGTTTCCAGACAGCAGaccttcttctggagcctgatgtaCTCTTTGGAACCGTGAGGCTTTTTTCGATGCTGTTCTCCACAGTATCATCATAATTGAAACTGGGCAAGTGTGGGGATGATCCCACCACGGCTTCATCTTTGCTGTATTTCTCAGAAATGGACATGTCAGATGAAATTTCTTCAGAAGAAACGACAGACACAGATTCCTCAGTTATTCGATCAGGGGATGGTATCTTAGATGCAACTGTTTTGCCAAGTTTTATGGGTGAGAGTATGGTGCTTAGGTCTCCTGCATCTGCAGACTGGGGTGGGAGCAGAAGCGAAGGAGAAGAAAAGGAGGCCATGCCGGATGCGCTGCCATTTTCCTGAATGAGCACAGTAGGGTGAGCTCTTTTCACGTGTCTCATGAGACAACTGGTACTtaagtctttttcatttttacctCGACTAAATTCTTTCATACAGTACATACATATTGCTTTAGTACTATCTCGAGGAGAGATAAAAAAGTGTTTCCAAGCTGGAGATTTCTTCCTGGAGTTTATGGTTCTGCTGGAGAGAAGGCTCTGTGTCACAGCTTCCATTGCGACATCATACAGGGTGCTGCTGTACTGTGAGAACAAGGAGCCATAGTCATTCTCGTTGTCGGAGTGCAGGTACTTCCCGGGGGGTGGGCAGGCACAGTCTGCCTCTCTGCCCTCCAGGTGCTCATCCCCGCTGTCTGTGTGCTGCGGGTGCCCTCGCTCACTTCTCAAATCCATCCTCTCCAAACTGTGACTGGGAATCCGATCACCATCTTCCACTgctattttaaaagttattttaccAGAAACCAACTCACTGTCCACTTTTGGACAAGTGTCCTGGCTATTATCCATGATGGACCATGGCTATTCTTGCTGCTTCGTCATGTTAATGCATGAGGTTGGTACAAAGCTGATCCAAACACTCATTTGTGCCCCAAACATAGATACTCTTCAGGTTTTCATAAAAAGTCTATCTTTTGAGGAGTTTTGGTAAACAGGACTAACCACAAATCTTCCTGAAAGAAAACATGAAGCTCAGGTGAGCAAACCATCTTCAGGCACACATCACTGCCTTCCAGGAGTTCTACTGTGAAATCCTTCGTGGTGTCGACATAGCCTTATGTCCTGGGGGCTTGCCTCGGGGCTTAGAAACAGGATCCTTTTCATCTTGAGAGCAAAAACATGATCCTTTCGCATCACCTATAAAAGATGAAATCAAATTAAATATGGTGAAATAAATCACACATTTCAAATACATTCTATCATGGATATATCCACTTCAATATGCATAGAAAGGAATTCCCTGAGAATAAGTTAAAATCAAGGAAGTGAAGAGAAAgcagagattgggaaaaaaattttcaggaACACTATATTGGATACCTCCATacatccgtcagtttgtcatactgtggaggcttgggtgttgctatgattctggaagctatgccaccggtattcaaataccaatagggttactcatggtgaacaggtttcagctgagcttccagactgacacagactggaaagaaggacccagcggtctacttctggaaaaaaatagccagtgaaaacctcatgaacagCAGCGGAATACTGTCTGAAACAGTGCCTgaagatgggcccctcaggttggaaggcactcaaaggtaACTGGAGAAgagttgcttcctcaaagtagagtcaaccttaatggcatggatggagaGTTGAGagcttgggaccttcatttgctgatgtgccatgtctcaaaatgagaagacactgtgacaaacatccattaataattggaacctggaatatacaaaacatgaatctaggaaaattggaaattatcaaaaatgaaatggaatgcctaaacatcgatatcctagggattagtgagctgaaatggactggtattggccatttggaatcggacaatcatacggtctactatgctgggaatgacaacttgaagaggaatggtactgcattcatcgtcaagaagaacatttcaaggtttatcctgaagtacaacattatctgtgataggataatacccataaatctacaaggaagaccagttaatatgactattattcaaatttacgcaccaaccactaaggccaaagatgaagaaagtgaagatgtTTACCAGTCTGAAATTaaccgaacatgcaatcaggatacattgataattactggtgattggaatgcaaaagttggaaacaaagaagaaggatcagtagttggaaaatatggccttggtaacagaaataatgctggagattgcatgacagcattttgcaagaccattgacttcttcgttgcaaatactttttttcaacataaacagctactatacacatggaccctgctggatggaatacacatgaaaaaaaatcaactgtatctgtggaaagaggcgatggagaagctcaatatcattagtcaggaCAAGGctagaggctgactgtggaacagaccatcaattgctcataagcaagttcaaggtgaagctgaagaaaatttgaaaaagttcaccagagccaaagtacaaccatgaatatgtcccacctgaatttggacaccatctcaagagtagatttgatacactgaacactaatgattgaataccagacgagctgtggaatgacatcatacatgaagaaagcaagacatcattaaaaagacagcaaagaaagaaagaaaagaccaagatggatggcaaaagagactctgaaactttctcttggacgttgagtagctaaagcaaaaaaagaaatgatgaagtaaaagagctgaacagaagatttcaaagggtggctcgagaagacaaagtaaagtattataataacatgtaaaaaaaaaaaacctggagtgAGAAAACGAACAgcgaagaacatactcagcatttctcaagctgaaagaactgaagaaaaaattcaagcttcgaattgcaatagggaaggattctatgggcaaaatactgaataacggaagcatcaaaggaagacggaaggaacacacagagcattcactgtaccaaaaagaactggtcgacaatcaatcatttcaggaggcagcatatgatcaagaatcgatggtattgacgggagaagttcaagctgcactaaaggcactggcaaaaaacaagtctccaggaattgatggaataccagttgagatgtttccacaaacagatgccgTGCTAAAAGTACTTACTTGTCTATACCAAAAAATGTGGAAAACAACTACCTGGCTAAATGACCgcaagagattcatatttacgctcattccaaagaaaggtgatcaaacaaaTGCGgagattatcgaacaatatcaatatcacacacaagtaaaattttcctgaagatcatccaaaagtggttgcagcagtacactgacagaaaactgccagaaattcaagctggatttacaagagggtgtggaacgacgaaggatatcactgctgatgtcagatggatcctggccgaaaacagagaataccagaaaggtgtttacctgtatcttattgactatgtaaaggcattcggctgtgtggatcataacaaactatggataacactgagaagaatgggaactccagaacacttaaatgtgctcatgagaaatctgtacaatcaatcaagaggcagtcattacaacagaacaaggggaaactgcctggtttaaagtcagaaaaggtgtgtgtcaggactgtatccttctaccatatttattcaatctgtatgctgagcaaataatccaaaaggctggactgtatgaagaagaatgaggcattaggactggaggaagactcattaacaacctgcattatgcagatgacacaaccttgcttgctgaaagtgaagaggacctgaagctcttactgaagatcaaagactacagccttcagtatggattacacctcaacataaggaaaacaaaaatcctcacaactggaccaatgagcaacatcatgataaacggagagaagattgaagttgtcgaggatttcattttacttggatccacaaccaacacctgtggaagcagcagtcaagaaacaaaacGACACCtcgcactgggcaaatcggctgcaattgggttctttaaagtcttaaaaagcacagatgtcacttcaaggactaaggtgcatgcctgacccaagccatggtgttttcagttgcctcatatgcatgagagagctggaggatgaataaggaaggcagaataactgacgcctttgaattgtggtgctggcaaagaatactgaatataccaaatattgactatgccaaaagaatggacagatctgtcttggaagaaatacaaccagactgctccttagcagcaaggatggcaagactgtctcacatactttggacctattACCAGAAGggtccagttcctggagaagaacatcatgattggtaaagtagagggtcagtgaaaaagaggaagaccctcaatgagatggactgacacagtgggtacgacaactggctcaagcataacaacgatgtgaggatggtgcaggacttggcagtgtttcgttctgttgtacgtagggttgctattagtttggatcgactctatagcacctaacaacaacaggtatgcagtgtggtatcttattgtggttttaatttgcagttccctaaatgactaatgatgctgagcatcttatTATGTACTTATTTGCCATTTGtatctcttctttggtgaactatCTGTTCAAATATGTTGTCTATGTTTTGATTGGGCTGTTTTCTCATTTTTGACTTAtaagagttttttttatatatacctaGACACAAAtcctttcacaagcatatgatttacaaatatttttgtcccagtctgtggcttctcTCACTCTCATAACAAGTGTATTTTGAAGGACAGACATTTTTAACTGTGACAAAATCCACTTTAccaatttgtttttttatggGTTAGCTTCTGGGGTCatgtctaagaaatctttgcctaatccAAGCTCGTAAAGATTTTCTACTAGGTTTTCTTGTATAAGTTTTATCGTTTTACATTTTATACCTATGATGGATTCATGATCTTTTTTTTGCCTATGATAGCTAATTGTTCTAAAACTacttgttgaaaagattattcgtTCTCCACTAAGTGCCTTTATAACAtggtcaaaaatcagttgtcaatatttgtgtgggtctatttctggactctattcaGTTCTACTGATCTCCATCTCTGTCTTCACACCTACCATATAATCTAGTCATTTTACTCCTAGTTTATTTACCTAAGAGCAATGGAAGTGTGTCAATACAAAGATATGTACACAAATGTTCCAAGCACCTTTATCTGTAAAATCCAAAGGCTGgaaaacaaactgtgatatattCATCCAATGGAACAGTAAAGAGCAATAAAACGAGTGAACTATTGATAGACGtgacaacatggataaatctcgaaataattatgctgagtagaaaaaaatagacaaggaagaataAATACTGCATGATTCCCAGGctgtcaagtttattccaactcacacagaccctatacgacagaggagaaatgccctctagggtttccaaggctgtaaatctttacacaagcagactgccgcatctttcttccatggagcagttgatgggttcaaactgccaaccttttggttagtagctgagcactttaactccTGAACCACCAGGACTCGTCATTGTACGATTACActtatataaaattttagaaaatgcaaattatagTGACAGAGGGCAAATCAGTGTTTCCTAGAGATAGAGTGGTaggtggggaggtggggaagTAAGGACTACAAAGGGGTACACAGAAACATTTAGGGATAACGGATGTTTATCATCTTGGTTGTCATGATAGTTTTATGGATGATATGTgcaattctatggggaaaatattaaatgacacaggaagcatcaaaaaaagatggaaggaatatacagagtcgttacaccaaaaagaatcagtcgatgttcaaccatttcaagaggcagcatatgatcaggaaccaatggtactgaaggaagaagtccaagctgctctgaaggcattggcgaaaaacaaggatccaggaattgatgggatatcaactgagatgtttcaacaaacagatgtagcgctggaggtgctcactggtctatgccaagaaatatggaagacagcttcttggccaactgactggaagagatccatatttgtgcctattcccaagaaacgtgatccaaccgaatgtggaaattacagaacaatatcattaatatcacatgcaagcaaaattttgctgaagatcattcaaaagcggctgcagcagtatatcaacagggaactgccagaaattcaggccggttttagaagaggacgtggaaccagggatatcattgctgatgtcagatggatcctggctgaaagcagagaataccagaaggatgtttacctgtgttttactgactatgcaaaggcatttgactgtgtggatcataacaaattatggataacactaggaagaaggggaattccagaacacttaattgtgtttataaggaacctttacatagatcgagaggcagttgttcggacaggacaaggggatattgattggtttaaagtcaggaaaggtgtgcgtcagggttgtattctttcaccatacctattcaatctgtatgctgaggaaataatccgagaagctggactatatgaagaagaacggggcatcaggactggaagaagactcattaacaacctgcgttcttgaaaatgaagaagacttgaagcacttactaatgaagatcagagaccacagccttcagtatggattgcacctcaacataaagaaaacaaaaatcctcacagctggaccaatgagcaacatcatgataaatggagaaaagaccgaagctgtcaaagatttcattttacttggatccataatcaacagcgatggaaagagcagtcaagaaatcaagatgcactgcattgggccaatctgctgcaaaggacctctccaaagtgttaaagagcaaagatgtcaccctgaagactaaggtgcgcctggcccaagccatggtattttgaattgcatcatatgcatgtgaaagctggacaatgaataaggaagaccaaagaagaattgatgcctttgaattatggtgttggtgaagaatattgaatataccatggaatgccaaaagaatgaacaaatctgtcttagaggaagtacaaccagaatgctccttagaagcaaggatggcaagactgcatcttacatactttggacatgttgtcaggagggatcagtctctggagaaggacatcatgcttggaaaagtacagggtcagtggaaaagaggaagaccctcaacgaggtggattgacacagtggctgcaacaatgggctcaagcataacaatgattgtaagggacggcgcaggaccaggcaatatttcattctgttgtg
Proteins encoded in this window:
- the ZBED4 gene encoding zinc finger BED domain-containing protein 4, whose protein sequence is MDNSQDTCPKVDSELVSGKITFKIAVEDGDRIPSHSLERMDLRSERGHPQHTDSGDEHLEGREADCACPPPGKYLHSDNENDYGSLFSQYSSTLYDVAMEAVTQSLLSSRTINSRKKSPAWKHFFISPRDSTKAICMYCMKEFSRGKNEKDLSTSCLMRHVKRAHPTVLIQENGSASGMASFSSPSLLLPPQSADAGDLSTILSPIKLGKTVASKIPSPDRITEESVSVVSSEEISSDMSISEKYSKDEAVVGSSPHLPSFNYDDTVENSIEKSLTVPKSTSGSRRRSAVWKHFYLSPLDNSKAVCIHCMNEFSRGKNGKDLGTSCLIRHMWRAHRSIVLQENGGGTGIPPLYSTRPTLVPSLQHSDGDFNSRSSSPGKVVGEPTSASSSPDRLPEDVHFHFHPGETLLEDVSLLSSSEDVGDASMVSSPEKQGDGPSPRVFESGTVFQQNKKVMKRLKSEVWHHFSLAPLDSLKAVCRYCSCVISRGKKGDVGTSCLMRHLYRRHPEVVGNQRGFLSASLANSPYATLASAESASRLTDLPTMVSKDNQVIFPVNSKKTSKLWNHFSICSADSTKVVCLHCGRTISRGKKPTNLGTSCLLRHLQRFHGNVLKSDASETALPSSPERHMPLSTELPGASSRDDTSEKFCDSHPVAKKITSLIAEMIALDLQPYSFVDNVGFNRLLEYLKPQYSLPSPSYFSRTAIPGMYDNVKQIILSHLKEAESGVVHFTSGIWMSNQTREYLTLTAHWVTFASSVRPRREDHHCSALLDVSQIDCDYGGNSIQKQLEYWWEAWVTSIGLQVGITVTDNPSIGKTLNEGDHSSVQCFSHTVNLIVNEAIKSQRMVQNLLSIARKICERVHRSPKAKEKLAELQKEYELPQHHLIQDVPSKWNTSFHMLERLIEQKRAINEMSIECNFRELISCDQWEVMQSVCHALKPFDAASREMSTHVSALSQVIPMIHILNRKIEMLFEETMGIDTMLKSLKEAMVSRLSSTLHDPRYVFATLLDPRYKTSLFTEEEAEQYKQDLIRELEILNSTSDDKPVSNGCGAGSPSKDSVAEENLWSLMAKMKRKDLREKTKLPEDMVLAYLEEEVLEHSCDPLTYWNLKKSSWPALSALAVRFLGCPPSTVPSERLFNTSTENSSFSQSRLMMEHFEKLIFLKVNLPLIYFQY